A window of the Lactuca sativa cultivar Salinas chromosome 7, Lsat_Salinas_v11, whole genome shotgun sequence genome harbors these coding sequences:
- the LOC111921537 gene encoding protein CUP-SHAPED COTYLEDON 2 encodes MEFFTHHFDNTEACLPPGFRFHPTDEELITCYLLRKVLDGSFTGRAFADVDLNKCEPWELPQRAKMGEKEWYFFSLRDRKYPTGLRTNRATEAGYWKATGKDREIYSSKTSALVGMKKTLVFYRGRAPKGEKSNWVMHEYRLEGKFAYHFLSKSSKDEWVISRVFKKSGVGSVGGAGSGSGSGSVGVGKKWFSGGINIGKEASSSSAVSGSLPPLLDSSTYVPGEQESFSYDSNAASKEHVPCFSTASTCTFGPQPLFDFPPPEPLTPTFDPTAMCTPKNPGVSVFPSLRTLQENLQLPFFYSSVAPPLHGGEASNYGSSSGENWMQPSSSQTENQKPGPTELDCIWSF; translated from the exons ATGGAGTTTTTCACACACCATTTTGATAACACTGAAGCTTGTTTGCCACCTGGGTTTAGATTCCATCCGACTGATGAAGAACTCATCACTTGTTACCTTCTCCGAAAAGTCCTCGACGGCAGCTTCACCGGCCGGGCATTCGCCGACGTTGATCTTAACAAATGCGAACCATGGGAGCTTCCAC AAAGAGCGAAAATGGGGGAGAAAGAATGGTACTTTTTCAGTCTCCGGGACAGGAAATACCCAACTGGGCTGAGAACTAACAGGGCGACGGAGGCCGGCTACTGGAAAGCCACCGGAAAAGATCGCGAGATCTACAGCTCCAAGACTTCTGCTCTTGTGGGGATGaagaaaaccctagttttctACCGTGGTAGGGCTCCAAAAGGGGAGAAAAGCAACTGGGTGATGCATGAATATCGTCTTGAAGGCAAATTTGCCTACCATTTTCTCTCTAAAAGCTCCAAG GATGAATGGGTGATCTCCCGTGTTTTCAAGAAAAGTGGTGTTGGATCTGTCGGCGGCGCCGGCAGCGGCAGCGGCAGTGGTAGCGTTGGCGTTGGGAAGAAGTGGTTTAGCGGTGGGATAAATATCGGGAAAGAAGCCAGCTCCTCGTCGGCGGTTTCGGGCTCACTACCACCGTTACTCGACTCCTCCACCTACGTTCCCGGCGAACAAGAAAGCTTCTCCTACGACAGCAACGCCGCTTCAAAAGAGCACGTGCCCTGTTTCTCCACTGCCTCAACTTGCACCTTCGGCCCTCAGCCTCTCTTTGATTTCCCACCGCCGGAGCCTCTAACACCCACCTTCGATCCCACCGCCATGTGCACACCAAAGAATCCCGGCGTCTCGGTCTTCCCTAGCTTGAGAACATTGCAGGAAAATCTTCAGCTTCCGTTCTTTTACTCATCGGTGGCGCCACCATTGCATGGCGGAGAAGCAAGCAACTACGGGAGTTCTTCCGGTGAGAACTGGATGCAGCCATCATCGTCACAGACAGAAAATCAGAAGCCTGGCCCCACGGAGCTTGACTGTATCTGGAGCTTCTGA